From Prosthecobacter sp., the proteins below share one genomic window:
- a CDS encoding valine--tRNA ligase: MPELDKTYTPTDVEARWYQRWLDDKCFEADPARVSEKRPAYSIVIPPPNVTGILTLGHVLNNTIQDILARRARMLGKEVLWLPGTDHAGIATQNVVEKTLKKQGVIKHRDDLGREGLVAKIWEWKEKHGGIIIEQLKKLGASCDWSRERFTFDDDYNACVMRVFVDLYKKGLIYRGKRMVNWCPSSLTALSDEEVVMKAQNAIMYHFKVEVVEEPGTWLTIATTRPEVIPGDQAIAVNPKDERYAHLIGKHVRRPLPVEDQALLPIIADEHVDFTFGTGVLKVTPAHDKADFEIAQRHNLAAVDVMHPNGVLNELAGKDLAGMERFAARKRAAELLAEIGSLVKEEPYQNNLGYSERADVPIESRLSEQWFLKYPSVKESQAVVANGEMKFHPDRWAKVYDHWMTGLQDWCISRQVWWGHRIPVWSRNLEGNQIVVLFPALASVMEVVREKARVASPSSDTTAKSTSFCAELDGRDFEEVHGRIVQIGDDLYRVEITTDSAMASNKVEMLGFTQDPDVLDTWFSSWLWPFATMGWPEKTSTLKAFYPTTDLVTGPDIIFFWVARMIMAGFEWMGELPFKNVYFTGIIRDKQGRKMSKSLGNSPDPLELIASYSADALRFGIMRSAPLGQDICFDEKNVELGRNFCTKLWNAARFRQMQGGEVETEISAALLSSDDKWILLRLNTAIAEVSTALEDYRFSDATTTLYRFFWSEYCDWYIEASKAVLQGSDEKRKANTLAVIDFVLGHTLRLFHPFMPFITEELWHGMGFNTDLPENQGGKSIMFAPWPKPLDADELAHFGILPEDEKTANDKYEAVNLGRGLKSTFNINKRVRFVLKPSQELPDHEIEVLRILLNAEPLDVDASYQPKKGTPAALTPLGELFLPLDGLIDVEAETARVGKEIAKVESELEKVRAKLADTNFTAKVPQKVLDDHTQREADWSAQLAKLKTMLEALG, translated from the coding sequence ATGCCCGAACTCGACAAGACCTACACGCCAACCGACGTCGAAGCCCGCTGGTATCAGCGCTGGCTGGATGACAAATGCTTTGAAGCCGATCCCGCCCGTGTGAGCGAGAAGCGCCCGGCTTACTCCATCGTCATCCCGCCGCCGAACGTCACGGGCATCCTCACGCTCGGCCATGTGCTGAACAACACCATCCAGGACATCCTCGCCCGCCGCGCCCGCATGCTCGGGAAGGAAGTGCTCTGGCTGCCCGGCACCGACCACGCCGGCATCGCCACGCAGAACGTCGTCGAGAAGACCCTGAAAAAGCAGGGCGTCATCAAACACCGCGACGATCTCGGCCGCGAGGGCCTCGTGGCGAAGATCTGGGAGTGGAAGGAGAAGCACGGCGGCATCATCATCGAGCAGCTCAAGAAGCTCGGTGCCTCCTGCGACTGGAGCCGCGAGCGCTTCACCTTTGACGACGACTACAACGCCTGCGTCATGCGCGTGTTCGTGGATCTCTACAAAAAGGGCCTCATCTACCGTGGCAAGCGCATGGTGAACTGGTGCCCGTCCTCCCTCACCGCGCTCAGCGATGAGGAGGTCGTCATGAAGGCGCAGAACGCCATCATGTATCACTTCAAAGTCGAGGTCGTCGAGGAACCCGGCACCTGGCTCACCATCGCCACCACGCGTCCCGAAGTGATCCCAGGCGACCAGGCCATCGCCGTGAATCCGAAGGACGAGCGCTATGCTCATCTCATCGGCAAACACGTCCGCCGTCCGCTGCCGGTCGAAGACCAGGCGCTGCTGCCGATCATCGCCGATGAGCATGTCGATTTCACCTTCGGCACTGGTGTGCTGAAAGTGACGCCCGCGCATGACAAGGCCGACTTTGAGATCGCGCAGCGTCACAACCTGGCCGCCGTCGATGTAATGCATCCGAACGGCGTGCTCAACGAACTCGCTGGCAAAGACCTCGCCGGCATGGAGCGCTTTGCCGCCCGCAAACGCGCCGCCGAGCTGCTCGCGGAGATCGGCAGCCTCGTCAAAGAGGAGCCGTATCAGAACAACCTCGGCTACTCCGAGCGTGCCGACGTGCCCATCGAGAGTCGTTTGAGCGAGCAGTGGTTCCTCAAATACCCGAGCGTGAAGGAAAGCCAGGCCGTCGTGGCCAATGGCGAGATGAAATTCCACCCCGACCGCTGGGCGAAGGTCTATGATCACTGGATGACCGGCCTGCAGGACTGGTGCATCAGCCGCCAGGTCTGGTGGGGGCATCGGATTCCGGTGTGGAGCCGCAATCTTGAAGGCAACCAGATCGTCGTGCTGTTCCCAGCGCTGGCTTCAGTCATGGAAGTCGTGCGGGAAAAAGCACGCGTTGCTTCACCCTCATCAGACACCACTGCCAAATCGACCTCATTCTGCGCTGAACTAGATGGGCGCGATTTTGAAGAGGTTCATGGGCGTATCGTGCAAATCGGCGATGACCTTTACCGAGTCGAAATCACGACTGATTCAGCCATGGCGTCCAACAAAGTCGAAATGCTCGGCTTCACCCAAGACCCCGATGTCCTCGACACCTGGTTCAGCTCCTGGCTGTGGCCGTTTGCGACGATGGGATGGCCGGAGAAGACCTCCACGTTGAAGGCTTTCTACCCGACGACCGATCTCGTCACGGGGCCGGACATCATCTTCTTCTGGGTCGCCCGCATGATCATGGCCGGCTTCGAGTGGATGGGCGAGCTGCCGTTCAAGAACGTCTATTTCACCGGCATCATCCGCGACAAGCAGGGCCGCAAGATGTCCAAATCGCTCGGCAATTCGCCCGATCCGCTGGAGCTGATCGCCAGCTACAGCGCGGACGCGTTGCGCTTCGGCATCATGCGTAGCGCCCCGCTGGGCCAGGACATCTGCTTCGACGAAAAGAACGTCGAACTCGGCCGCAACTTCTGCACCAAGCTTTGGAACGCCGCCCGCTTCCGCCAGATGCAAGGTGGCGAGGTCGAGACCGAAATCAGCGCCGCCCTGCTCAGCAGCGACGACAAATGGATCCTCCTGCGCCTCAACACCGCCATCGCCGAAGTCAGCACCGCGCTGGAAGACTACCGTTTCAGCGACGCCACCACCACGCTCTACCGCTTCTTCTGGAGCGAGTACTGCGACTGGTACATCGAGGCCAGCAAAGCCGTGCTCCAAGGCAGCGATGAGAAGCGCAAAGCCAACACGCTCGCCGTCATCGACTTCGTGCTCGGCCACACGCTGCGTCTCTTCCATCCCTTCATGCCCTTCATCACCGAAGAGCTGTGGCACGGCATGGGCTTCAACACCGACCTACCGGAGAACCAAGGCGGCAAGAGCATCATGTTCGCGCCGTGGCCGAAACCGCTCGATGCGGACGAACTCGCCCACTTCGGCATCCTCCCCGAGGACGAAAAGACCGCGAACGACAAATACGAAGCCGTCAATCTGGGCCGTGGCCTGAAGAGCACCTTCAACATCAACAAGCGCGTCCGTTTCGTCCTCAAGCCAAGCCAGGAACTACCCGACCACGAGATCGAGGTCCTGCGCATCCTCCTGAACGCCGAGCCGCTCGATGTCGATGCGAGCTACCAGCCGAAAAAAGGCACGCCAGCGGCCCTGACGCCTCTCGGCGAGCTTTTCCTGCCTCTCGACGGCCTGATCGACGTGGAGGCCGAAACGGCCCGCGTGGGCAAGGAGATCGCCAAAGTCGAATCGGAGCTGGAAAAGGTCCGCGCGAAGCTCGCAGACACGAATTTCACCGCCAAAGTGCCGCAGAAGGTGCTCGACGATCACACGCAACGCGAGGCCGACTGGTCCGCGCAGCTTGCGAAGCTGAAGACGATGCTGGAAGCACTGGGATGA